Proteins from a single region of Pyrus communis chromosome 6, drPyrComm1.1, whole genome shotgun sequence:
- the LOC137736617 gene encoding 21 kDa protein-like: MNTTKLMTTHFLLFQLSLISFFFLFHPTPTVGSPSNDTYFIRTSCGTTLYPDVCYTSLSRYASAVQNNPAHLAKVAIGVSLARARRLADYFSNISRQADYGADPRAPPALHDCLSTIGEAVDQIRDSLKQMRQLGSTSSGSSSFRFQMSNVQTWMSAALTYEETCTDGFYNVADGPLKTDVLKRVEDVKKVTSNALALVNRVAEKGVL; this comes from the coding sequence ATGAACACCACCAAACTCATGACCACCCACTTCCTCCTCTTCCAACTCTCGctcatctccttcttcttcctcttccaccCAACCCCCACCGTCGGATCCCCGTCCAACGACACATACTTCATACGTACAAGCTGCGGCACCACGTTGTACCCTGACGTCTGCTATACCTCCCTTTCCCGCTACGCCAGCGCCGTCCAGAACAACCCGGCTCATCTCGCCAAGGTTGCCATCGGCGTCAGCCTCGCCAGGGCCCGGCGCTTAGCCGATTACTTCTCCAACATCTCCCGACAAGCTGACTACGGCGCCGACCCGCGCGCCCCACCCGCCCTCCACGACTGCTTATCCACCATCGGCGAAGCCGTAGACCAGATTCGTGACTCGCTCAAGCAGATGCGCCAGCTCGGTTCCACCAGCAGCGGGTCGTCGTCGTTCCGGTTCCAGATGAGCAACGTGCAGACGTGGATGAGCGCCGCGCTTACGTATGAGGAGACCTGTACGGACGGATTTTATAACGTGGCGGACGGGCCTTTGAAGACCGACGTGTTGAAACGGGTGGAGGATGTGAAGAAGGTAACCAGCAATGCGCTGGCGTTGGTTAACAGAGTTGCTGAGAAGGGGGTGCTGTGA